A window from Equus quagga isolate Etosha38 unplaced genomic scaffold, UCLA_HA_Equagga_1.0 129986_RagTag, whole genome shotgun sequence encodes these proteins:
- the LOC124232835 gene encoding LOW QUALITY PROTEIN: olfactory receptor 6C2-like (The sequence of the model RefSeq protein was modified relative to this genomic sequence to represent the inferred CDS: inserted 1 base in 1 codon) has translation MKSVMRNHSAIMTFIIMGLTNDPQLEILVSAFLFITYMLSVVGNLTIISLILVDSHLKTAMYFFLQNFSFLELSFTTACIPAYLYIISSGDRTITIKACFSQIFFIVLFGATEFFLLAVMSYDHYVAICKPLHYVTIMNSRVCRNLILCCWVSGLLIILLPLGLSLQLEFCDSVTDHXYCDASPILKNLCSDTWFIEQLVIVCAVLTFIMTLFCVVLSYVYIVRMVLRLPSAQQRKKAFSTCSSHMIVVSITYGSCIFMYIKPSAKDEVAINRAVSLLTPSVAPLLNPFIYTLRNKQVKRSFHDALKTFVFHSKKQ, from the exons ATGAAGTCAGTGATGAGAAACCATTCGGCAATAATGACGTTCATCATAATGGGTTTGACAAATGACCCACAACTGGAGATTTTGGTTTCTGCCTTTCTGTTTATCACATACATGTTGAGTGTGGTTGGGAATCTGACTATCATTTCTCTCATCTTGGTGGATTCTCATTTAAAGACagctatgtatttttttcttcaaaacttcTCTTTCTTAGAACTCTCATTCACAACGGCCTGTATCCCAGCATACCTGTACATCATATCAAGTGGGGACAGAACCATCACCATTAAAGCCTGCTTcagccaaatattttttattgtcctCTTTGGAGCTACAGAATTTTTTCTCTTGGCTGTGATGTCCTATGACcactatgtggccatctgcaaacccctGCATTACGTGACCATCATGAACAGCAGAGTCTGCAGGAATCTCATCCTCTGTTGTTGGGTATCAGGTCTATTGATTATCCTCCTGCCCCTTGGCCTAAGCCTCCAGCTGGAATTCTGTGACTCTGTTACTGACC TTTACTGCGATGCTTCTCCAATACTGAAGAATTTATGTTCAGATACATGGTTTATAGAGCAGCTGGTTATAGTCTGTGCTGTGCTGACCTTCATAATGAcgcttttttgtgttgttctgtCCTACGTATACATCGTTAGGATGGTTCTGAGATTACcctctgcccagcaaaggaaaaaagcctTTTCCACCTGTTCCTCCCACATGATTGTGGTTTCCATCACATATGGCAGCTGTATTTTCATGTATATCAAACCTTCAGCTAAGGATGAAGTGGCCATTAATAGGGCAGTTTCTCTGCTCACTCCGTCTGTTGCCCCTTTGTTGAACCCCTTCATTTATACCCtgagaaataaacaagtaaagcGGTCTTTCCATGATGCTCTCAAAACATTTGTATTTCACTCAAAGAAGCAGTAG